The Pigmentiphaga litoralis genome contains the following window.
ATCGTCCCGGACTCGATCCGTCCGGTGACCCCCGACACTCAACAAGGAACTCCATCATGATGAAAGGACAACTCGCCGGCCTGATGCGTCAAGCGCAGCAGATGCAGGAGAACATGAAGAAGGCCCAGGAAGCACTGGCCGACATCCAGGTCGAAGGCGCCGCGGGCGGTGGCCTGGTCAAGGTCGTCGTGACCTGCCGCAATGACGTCAAGCGCGTCAGCATCGACCCGAGCCTGCTGTCGGAAGACAAGGAAATGCTGGAAGACCTGATCGCCGCCGCGTTCAACGATGCGCTGCGCAAGGCCGAGGCCACCAGCCAGGAAAAGATGGCGTCGGTCACGCAGGGCATGCCGCTGCCACCGGGCATGAAGCTGCCATTCTGATTCCCGGACGCCATTGATGGCTACTGACAGAACCTCGGGCCCGGCGCCGCTGGCCATGCTGGTGGATGCGCTCAAGCGTCTGCCGGGCGTGGGCGTGAAGTCGGCCCAGCGCATGGCCTACCACCTGCTGCAGCACGACCCGCACGGGGCGCGCCAGCTGGGCCAGGCGTTGACCGACGCGGTGCAGCGCCTGCGTCACTGCGCGCGCTGCAATACGTTTACCGAGTCGGAAATCTGCGAGACCTGTCAGAGCCCACGCCGCGACCCGGCGCTGCTGTGCATTGTCGAAACGCCGGCGGACCAGAACATGATCGAAGCCAGCCACAGTTATCAGGGGCTGTACTTCGTGTTGATGGGGCGGCTGTCGCCGCTGGAAGGTATCGGACCGCGGGAAATCAGCTTTGACCGGCTGCTTGAACGCGCCGCCGACGGCATCGTGAAAGAGGTCATCCTGGCCACCAATTTCACAACCGAAGGCGAAACGACGGCGCATTACCTGGCCGAACTGCTGCGGGCGCGCGGCCTGACCGTCACGCGCCTGGCGCGGGGCGTGCCGGCCGGCAGCGAACTCGAATACGTGGACGCGGGCACGATCGCGTGGGCCCTGATGGACCGGCGCGCGTCCTGACCGCAGGCCGGTCATCCCGTTCCCCGCTCCCCGTTCCCCGTTCCCTTTACCCTAGGCCTCCGGCCAAGGAAGACTGCAATGACGACGGTGCTGTGGCTGGTCCTGATCGCGGCGATGCTGCCGGTGCTGTGCGCCGGCATCGCCAAGTACGGCAGCAAGGAATTCGACAATCACAATCCGCGCGAGTGGATGGGGAAGCTGGAAGGCTGGCGCGCTCGCGCCAATGCCGCGCAGTCCAACACGTTCGAAGCCCTGCCGTTCTTTTTCATCGCGGTGGCGCTGGCCGTGTACACCAATGCGCCGCTCGACAAGCTGCACATGTTGATGATCGCGTGGCTGCTGGCGCGGCTGGCGTACGTCTGGTTTTACATTCGCGACAAGTCGACGCTGCGGTCCGCCGTGTGGGCGCTGTCGTTGGGTATCAGCATCGCGATCCTGTTCTCGGGCCGGATCTGACCTCACGCTTCTGACAGGGCGGGCCACGATCCAACTGTCGCCAACAAAGCTTGAACCCCCGCGCAATAAAAAAAGGCCGGAAGACGTTTCACCACGTCATCCGGCCTTTTCTACAAGCGGCGGGCAGCAAGCGCCGCCCGCCGCCCGCTCAAGAACGACAGCGTCACGCCGTGGCCGCAGCTCCCAGCAACACATCCAGCTTGCGTGCATCGGCTGCAAACGCGCGGATGCCTTCCGACAGCTTTTCAGTCGCCATCGCGTCTTCATTCAGCAGCGTGCGGAAGGTGATCTCGTCCGCCGTGATGCGTTCCGGCTTGGCCTGGGCGGCGCGTTCCGGCGTCAGGCGCAGCGGCACGTCGCCGTCGGCCTGTTCCAGTTCGGCCAGCAGTTCCGGGCTGATGGTCAGCAGGTCGGATCCGGCCAGCGCCGTGATCTGGCCCACATTACGGAAACTCGCGCCCATGATTTCGGTCGAAATGCCGTAGGTCTTGTAGTACTCATAGATCCGGCTGACCGACTTGACGCCCGGATCGTCGACACCGGCATTGGCCGCCTCGTCCCAGTCCTTGCCGGCGCTTTTCTTGTACCAGTCGTAGATCCGGCCCACGAAAGGCGAGATCAGCTGCGCGCCCGCATCGGCGCACGCCACGGCCTGCACCAGCGAAAACAGCAGCGTCATGTTGCAGCGGATGCCTTCGGCCTGGAGCACGCGGGCGGCCTGGATGCCTTCCCAGGTGGACGCGATCTTGATCAGCACGCGTTCGCGTGGAATGCCGGCGGCTTCGTACCAGGAAATGATGGTGCGGCCGCGCTCGACGGTGCCGCGGGTATCAAACGACAGGCGGGCGTCGACTTCGGTCGATACGCGGCCCGGAACGATCTTCAGGATTTCGGTGCCGAACGACACCAGCAGGCGGTCCATGACGTGCGTCAGCGATTCATTGCGATAGTCGCGCACGGCACGGTCGAGCAGGGGGCGATAGGCCTCTTTCTGCACGGCCTTAAGGATCAGCGACGGGTTGGTCGTGGCGTCGGTCGGACGGAAGGCGCGCATGGCCTCGAAGTCACCCGTGTCGGCGACGACGACGGTGTGTTGGCGCAGGGATTCAAGCTGATTCAACGCATTTGCTCCATTTTACGAGTGTCCGATGGGGTATACTTGTAAGGTTTAACGTAATCATTTCACGCCTCCCCCCCTAGCGCGCACCGATACGCTGCAGATCAACTTGGCCCCTCCTGGTGGAGGACCCCATGGGGGAGGATTCGACTCGGAGATCTTCTCTTGTTGCCGTCTCTCTTTCCCGAGACTACCCCCGCAATTCTGGCGCTTGCCGATGGCACGATATTTCGTGGCATCTCGATTGGCGCGCCTGGACATACCGTGGGCGAAGTCGTCTTCAATACTGCGATTACCGGCTACCAGGAGATTGTTACCGATCCAAGCTACAGCCGGCAGATCGTGACGCTCACCTATCCCCACATCGGCAATACCGGCGTGACGTCGGAAGACGATGAAGCCAGCAGAATACATGCGGCTGGACTGGTGGTGCGCGACTATTCATTGATGGTTTCGAATTTCCGTTCGGAACGCTCGCTGGGCGATTACCTGAAGGACCAGAACGTGGTCGGCATCGCCGGGATCGACACCCGCAAGCTGACCCGCATCCTGCGCGAGAAGGGCGCCCAGTCCGGCTGCATTCTGGTTGGCGACGACGCCGACGAAGCGCTGCGACTGGCCCGCGAATTCCCCGGGATGGCAGGCATGGACCTGGCCAAGGTCGTGACGGTCAAGGACAGCTACACCTGGTCCGACAGCGTCTGGAAGCTGGGCGAAGGCCACGGCACGCCTGAGCCGGGCAAGTTCCACGTGGTCGCGATGGACTTTGGCGTCAAGCGCAACATTCTGCGCCTGCTGGTGGAACATGGCTGCCGCGTGACGGTGGTGCCGGCGCAGACGTCCGCCGCCGACGTGCTGGCGCTGAACCCCGATGGCCTGTTCCTTGCGAACGGCCCCGGCGATCCGGAACCCTGCGACTACGCCGTGGCGGTCACCAAGGAATTCCTGGAACGCCAGAAGCCCGTGTTCGGCATCTGCCTGGGTCATCAGATCCTGGGCCTGGCCGTGGGCGCCAACACGCTCAAGATGAAGTTCGGCCACCACGGTGCAAACCATCCGGTGCACGACGTCATTTCGGGCCGCGTCTTCATTACCA
Protein-coding sequences here:
- a CDS encoding MAPEG family protein, yielding MTTVLWLVLIAAMLPVLCAGIAKYGSKEFDNHNPREWMGKLEGWRARANAAQSNTFEALPFFFIAVALAVYTNAPLDKLHMLMIAWLLARLAYVWFYIRDKSTLRSAVWALSLGISIAILFSGRI
- the recR gene encoding recombination mediator RecR; its protein translation is MATDRTSGPAPLAMLVDALKRLPGVGVKSAQRMAYHLLQHDPHGARQLGQALTDAVQRLRHCARCNTFTESEICETCQSPRRDPALLCIVETPADQNMIEASHSYQGLYFVLMGRLSPLEGIGPREISFDRLLERAADGIVKEVILATNFTTEGETTAHYLAELLRARGLTVTRLARGVPAGSELEYVDAGTIAWALMDRRAS
- the tal gene encoding transaldolase gives rise to the protein MNQLESLRQHTVVVADTGDFEAMRAFRPTDATTNPSLILKAVQKEAYRPLLDRAVRDYRNESLTHVMDRLLVSFGTEILKIVPGRVSTEVDARLSFDTRGTVERGRTIISWYEAAGIPRERVLIKIASTWEGIQAARVLQAEGIRCNMTLLFSLVQAVACADAGAQLISPFVGRIYDWYKKSAGKDWDEAANAGVDDPGVKSVSRIYEYYKTYGISTEIMGASFRNVGQITALAGSDLLTISPELLAELEQADGDVPLRLTPERAAQAKPERITADEITFRTLLNEDAMATEKLSEGIRAFAADARKLDVLLGAAATA
- a CDS encoding YbaB/EbfC family nucleoid-associated protein, coding for MMKGQLAGLMRQAQQMQENMKKAQEALADIQVEGAAGGGLVKVVVTCRNDVKRVSIDPSLLSEDKEMLEDLIAAAFNDALRKAEATSQEKMASVTQGMPLPPGMKLPF
- the carA gene encoding glutamine-hydrolyzing carbamoyl-phosphate synthase small subunit, whose translation is MLPSLFPETTPAILALADGTIFRGISIGAPGHTVGEVVFNTAITGYQEIVTDPSYSRQIVTLTYPHIGNTGVTSEDDEASRIHAAGLVVRDYSLMVSNFRSERSLGDYLKDQNVVGIAGIDTRKLTRILREKGAQSGCILVGDDADEALRLAREFPGMAGMDLAKVVTVKDSYTWSDSVWKLGEGHGTPEPGKFHVVAMDFGVKRNILRLLVEHGCRVTVVPAQTSAADVLALNPDGLFLANGPGDPEPCDYAVAVTKEFLERQKPVFGICLGHQILGLAVGANTLKMKFGHHGANHPVHDVISGRVFITSQNHGFAVDPATLPPNVRVTHVSLFDGSLQGFELTDRPAFCFQGHPEASPGPHDIVMLFERFAQMMQHSKQQG